The sequence below is a genomic window from Granulicatella elegans.
AACATTTATTAGTCATTAATAAACCAAGTGGAATGGTTGTTCATCCTTCAAAAGGACATTCAACAGGAACTTTAGTGAATGCATTACTATACCATGTTGATCAATTATCCAAAGGTTCTAAAAGCTATCGACCAGGAATCGTTCACCGAATTGACAAAGATACATCGGGCTTGTTAGTAGTGGCAAAAACTCCACAAGCTCATGTTGGTTTATCGAATCAATTAATGGATCATTCTATGACTCGTAGTTATGTGGCAATTGTGGAAGGTAGTTTTGAACATATTACAGGAACAGTGGATGCCCCATTAGCTAGAGATCCACATAATCGTCTAAAACGTTGTGTTCAAAAAGAAGGGAAACCAGCGATTACGCATTTTACAGTGATTCAAGCATTAAAAGAAGCAAGTGTGTTGCGATTGAATTTAGAAACTGGTAGAACTCATCAAATACGTGCGCACATGGAATTTATCCATCATCCGATTTTAAATGATCCAATGTATCATCCAAATGGAAAAAATGCCACAGAATTTGGTCAATATTTACATGCAGAGACTTTAGGATTTGTTCATCCTATTACTCAAGAAAAACTATATTTTGAAAGTCCATTACCACAAGAATACGAAGAAAAAATTCAAGAACTACAGTAGAGGAGTATGGATATGTCAGAAAAATTCTTATTAGATGAAGCGACAATAAATCGTTCAATGACACGAATTTCTTATGAGA
It includes:
- a CDS encoding RluA family pseudouridine synthase yields the protein MIELTLSLGKSERLDKILTQELSHTRSVIQQWLKSGFVSVNGEVVKANYKAKDGEHVTIQIEEEEELTVLAENIPLEIVYEDEHLLVINKPSGMVVHPSKGHSTGTLVNALLYHVDQLSKGSKSYRPGIVHRIDKDTSGLLVVAKTPQAHVGLSNQLMDHSMTRSYVAIVEGSFEHITGTVDAPLARDPHNRLKRCVQKEGKPAITHFTVIQALKEASVLRLNLETGRTHQIRAHMEFIHHPILNDPMYHPNGKNATEFGQYLHAETLGFVHPITQEKLYFESPLPQEYEEKIQELQ